A genomic segment from Truepera sp. encodes:
- a CDS encoding DUF4115 domain-containing protein translates to MTQGQDPRESMGGNARLGGLDELGALLRQARSSKGLELGDVAELTHVRREYLKALEEGRYDDLPEDVYTRNFVRLFAQAVGVSEAQALEVYQRERQRAGGLTTLEERLDKERRGEPPPKPHRRPGGGGGFRLNPAVPTVLLVVALVALAVWGYNALFFRAGRVPTTPAASPPGVTAPPTTEAPPPGGLAAPVAGSLEQSDLPVGGTVLLDVLTDPPGARVAVDGFMLPGLTPIRAAPVTARANRTLRVNLDGYEPVEQNIDLSEDRTIELDLRPVTAAAGETTPVPQAQPVASGEIVIHVVAKSWLEVYRGTVRNEGERLVYTNAEPGQTYRFSLPVYVHAGNAAGVELTLAGGAPFTMGSSGAVVGRAFPAQ, encoded by the coding sequence ATGACGCAGGGCCAGGACCCACGAGAGAGCATGGGCGGAAACGCTCGCCTTGGCGGGCTCGACGAGTTGGGCGCCCTGCTCAGGCAGGCGCGCTCCTCGAAGGGGCTCGAGCTGGGCGACGTCGCCGAGCTGACGCACGTGCGCCGCGAGTACCTCAAGGCCCTGGAAGAGGGAAGGTACGACGACCTTCCCGAGGACGTCTATACGCGCAACTTCGTGCGCCTCTTCGCCCAGGCGGTCGGCGTGTCCGAAGCACAGGCCCTCGAGGTGTACCAGCGCGAGCGGCAGCGCGCCGGCGGGCTCACCACCCTGGAGGAACGCCTCGACAAGGAACGGCGCGGCGAGCCCCCGCCCAAACCGCATCGGCGCCCTGGCGGCGGCGGTGGCTTCCGCCTCAACCCAGCCGTGCCGACCGTCCTACTGGTCGTCGCCCTCGTGGCGCTCGCAGTGTGGGGTTACAACGCGCTCTTCTTCAGGGCCGGGCGGGTGCCCACGACTCCCGCCGCCTCGCCCCCCGGCGTGACCGCCCCACCCACCACGGAGGCGCCGCCGCCCGGTGGGCTCGCGGCCCCGGTCGCCGGGAGCCTCGAGCAGAGCGACCTCCCGGTCGGCGGCACGGTGTTGCTCGACGTCCTGACGGACCCGCCCGGCGCCAGGGTCGCCGTCGACGGGTTCATGCTTCCCGGCCTCACGCCCATCCGGGCGGCGCCGGTGACGGCTCGCGCCAACCGCACGCTACGCGTCAACTTGGACGGCTACGAGCCGGTCGAGCAGAACATCGACCTCAGCGAGGACCGCACCATCGAGCTGGACCTAAGACCCGTCACGGCGGCTGCCGGCGAAACGACGCCGGTGCCTCAAGCCCAGCCCGTCGCCAGCGGCGAGATCGTCATCCACGTGGTGGCCAAGAGCTGGCTCGAGGTCTACCGCGGGACGGTGCGCAACGAGGGCGAGCGCCTCGTCTACACCAACGCGGAGCCGGGCCAAACCTACCGCTTCTCGCTGCCCGTCTACGTTCATGCGGGCAACGCGGCGGGTGTCGAGCTCACGCTCGCGGGCGGCGCGCCGTTCACCATGGGCTCCTCCGGCGCCGTGGTGGGTCGCGCCTTCCCGGCGCAGTGA